DNA sequence from the Sulfurimonas sediminis genome:
TTTGTTGATGAGCAATTATTACCCCTATCTCAGATAAAACAGCACCAACTACTTCTATTGATCTCTTATCTTTGTATTTGCTGCCATTCATAACCTTGCCATCTACGCTCAGGTGCTTTCCTCTTGTATCGACATAGGTTCTTATCCATTTCCTAAAAACAACTTCAACTTCTTGGCTATCAACTTTCGCTAACACATCAGAAACCAAACTTTTCTTTGGTGTTAATATAAACTCTACACCTAATAATCTTTTAACTTGTTCTTTTTGAATATGCTTCTCTATCCAAATAGATATTTGCTTATAGTCAGTTGCTCCCATCAATCCAGCCAATACTGAAAGATATAAAATATGTTCTAGTCGGTGTCTTTTACCTTGAGGTTTCCGATAGTCTGTCACCTCTGAAAACAATTTTAAAAGTTGATTTGATTGGGCTTGATCTGCATACCCTCTTATAGAACGCTTTTTCGCTAATTTTTCTCTTGTTTTTGTTGCCATATGTAATCACTTTAGTTTTTTAGAGTTTAAGCAATTATTGTTCTTCTTTTAAATTCCTGTTTTTTTAGGATTGGGGTGTTATTGCCACTTTATGACTTACTGGCATGTACTAGTTTGTTATAGAATGGCGATATCTGTTATTACATCCCGGGAATTCTAGGAATTTTACCGAGTTTGGAATTACGACAGTACAGTCCCCACCCTTTTTTTAGCCAATGTCCAATGACAGGCATTGGCAACATAAATGCTCGTTTTTCATCTCTGTAAACAAAGGCCGCTCCATCACCGGTATCCATAACACATAAAATATTCAAATGCTCATGGTAGCCTTTAAAATCACTGCCTCCATTATCACGTTGTTCTATATTGTGAGCCGTATTTTTTGCCATTACTTCTGCCACATGTCCCTGTTTTGCTCTCCAGTCATACCCTTCAAGTGCTGCAACATCACCAATGGCGTAGATATTGCTCATGGTACCGTCTTCGTTTAAAACACAGGAGGTGTCATCTGTTTTGACAAAACCGGCATCATTGGTTGGCAAGTCTGAATTTTTTATCACTTCATGTCCATCACCTGCAGGAATGAACATCGTAAAATCAGAATCAAGTTTAGAATCGTCTTCAAATACGATACCATCACTTTCAAATTGTTTTATTTTTTTGCCAAAATGCTGTTTAATACCAAGTTTATTAAACATAACATCCATCATTTTCAGAGCCTGAGGACCCATACGTTTGCCGGGTTCGGCCATTGGTGCGAAAAAAGTGAGTTCAAAATTATCTCTGATGCCTTTTTTCTTGAGCATATTGTGGACATTAAAAAGAAGTTCAAAGCCCGGTCCGCCACGCACGGCAGAAGTGTCTTTTGGATTGCCGCCAAAGCCCATACAGATTTTACCGCTTCCTTTTTCTATAAGTGCATCAAGGGCATCTCTGATTTTTAAAGATTGTTCAGGTGCACCACAGATTGAGAGTGTATTTTCTATACCAGGCGCTTTCATTTTTGCCGCACCCATTGCTATTATGAGATAATCATAGTCATTTAATACATCTCCACCTGCCAAAGTAACGCTGTTATTTTTTTTTGAAATTTCTGTTACATCATCTATGACAAGTTCAAAATCATGAGCACGTTGCAATTCCCTTAAATCAACACAAACATCTTGAAAGTTATTTTCATGAGTTGGAATCCAGATTGAAGTCGGGTAGATATAAAAATAGTCTCTGTTGCTCACCAGTGTAACATCATAATTCATTTTTTTTAAATAAGATGCCGCATCTACACCGGCAAATCCACCACCTAAAACAAGTACTTTTTTCATATTGCAACCTTTTATTTGTTCAGATTATCTAAAATATTAGCCAATTTGATGTTAAAAATATATTAAACAGGGTATTTTTATCGTCAGTTTTATTTTTTATTTATAAAGTATACTGCAAACATGCTTATAATTCCGCCAACAATTATATGCATCTGCAGAGGCTCATTTAAAATTAACCATGCACTTAAAAGTGCAAAAAAGGGCACTAAAAACATAAAAGAACTTGTTTTTTGACTCCCTATTTTTCCACTGGCTATAAAGAAAATTGTTGTAGCAACTGTTTGTCCCAATACTGCAAGATAAATAAGTGAAATCCAGAACTTGAGATCTTGTTCAAATACAGCACCAAGGTTTGCATTGTAGGCATAAATAAAACTAAAAAAAGTAGCGATTACGGAAATAAAAAAACTGTAATGCACCGGATGAATATGCTTTTGTGAATGTTGGGAAAGAAGTGTGACACCTGCCCAGATAAGAGCACAGAGTAAAAAGTAGATGTTTGAGCTGTGAATAAAGAGGGAAAAATTATTGAGCTGGAGTAAAATATACCCACCGACCAGCCCGAGCAAAAGCCCGAAATACTGCCGTGTTGAGAGTCTGCTCTTAAAAATCACAGCAACAAGCAAAAAGGTCATAATAGGGCTGAAGGTTGTGATAATGACACTGCCCGCACCCGCAAGACCGTATTTTATGCCTAAAAAAGAAAAAACCATGAAGGCTATATTTAAAAAAGAACTGCCGAGGATATATTTGAATGAGCCCCGTGTCAGTGTCAGTGGAATTTTAAAAAAGTAAAGAATCGGCAAAAAGGCAAGGCTCATCAGAAAAAACCGCCAAAATATGACGACATCCATCTCCATTGCAGAGGTGAGAATTTTTAAAGCACTCCATCCGCCGCCCCAAAGCAGCATGGCAAAAATGAGCAGATACGCATAGAGTCTATCGTCGTTTTTCAAATTCATCAACTATTTTTGTGACAATCAAATCGGAGGTGACATTCAGTGAGGTACGACACATATCAAGAATCCTGTCCACGGCAACAATCAAAGCCATGTATTCAACAGGCAGTCCAAGCTGGTTGAGTATAATTACCATCATAACAAGTGAGGCACTCGGCAGAGCCGCAACACCGACACTTAGAGAGACAACAGTAATAGCCAAAAGAATCTGATCCCCCAAGCTCAAAGTGACTCCTGCCAGATTGGCGATATACAATACCGCAACGCTTAAATATGCCGCTGTACCGTCCATAGAAACCGTAGCCCCCAAAGGCAGGACAAAAGAGGCCGTTTTTTTATCTATACTGCCCATCTCTTCGGTAACACGCATACTCACCGGAAGTGTTGCCGCAGAAGATGCTGTAGAAAATGCCATAATCGGGGCTTCTCTTACATCTGAGAGATAGCTGTAGGGATTTATTTTTGTAAAAAAACGCAGGACTGCAGGTAAAGTAACAAGTCCATGAAAAATGATGACACCGATAACAACCAAAACATATTTGTAAAGCCCAAAGATAACATCAATCCCCTGCTCGGCAATAACATAGGAGATGAGCGAAAAAACACCGACAGGCGTAAGGAGTATCACCCACTCTGCCATTTTCAGCATTGCTTCACTGATGGCTGTAAAGAGGGTGTTTAGTACTTCTTTTTGTTTTGGAACAAGGTAGAGCGATGCCACGCCAAAAAGAATGGCAAAGACAATGATCTGCATCATTTGGCCCTCTGAGAGGGCATGAAAAATATTGCTGGGAATAAAACTGAGAATCATATTCTCAAAAGAGAATGGTGCTAAAGTTGTTGCTTTTTCATAAGTAAGCCCGCTACTGCTGACATGCTTGCCGATATGAAAGATATCCATTGCGGTTATTGCCGCGGTAACGGCAAGAGCGGTTGTCAAAACATACAAACCGATAGTCTTTAAGCCCATCCGTTTTAAATGTTCAATAGAACCAAGTCCAAGAATGGCAACAAATATACTGGCAAAAACAAGAGGCACGACAAGCATCTTCAAAAAATAGACAAAGGCGGTTCCTATCATCTTTTGTTTAAGCGCCAGTTCTGGAAAAAAGATGCCAAATAACACACCCAGAACAATGCCGAAGATGACAAGGGTGTTTGTTGTTGCATATTTTTTTATTTTTTTGATCATTCTACATTTCCTCTGTTTCAATTTTTAAGACACCCCGCCCGCACTGCAGAAAAAAATTTAGTTTTTTTCTAAGTCATGCTTTAGCATAGAAAGTACGGGTTCCAAACAAAAGCATCTTCCATTTTTTTGGAATCGGTACTTTAGTGCCGACTGTTACTGTTTCCTAGCACTCTCAGCCCGGACTAAAGCAGATTTTTCTTTATCCAGTAAGATAGTACATAAAGTCCCCATACATGCTGCTTAAAACTCCCCTTTGATGCGGTGTTTATATATTCGTCTAATTTCTTTTTGTGAAACATCCCTGTTTGCGCATTGACCTCTTGAATGAGGTTGATTTTTTTGGAATGTATCAAATACTCCATATAAGGATTGGAGAAGCCTTTTTTCTTCCGTGTGAGTATTGCATCAGGGAGTTTGCCTGTCATGATTTGCTTTAAGAGTGATTTTGTGATGCCGTCTTCATAGCGGAGTTTAGGATCTATGCCAAAAATCAAAGATGTCAGTTTATGGTCCAAAAACGGGGTGCGGGATTCTATGGAGTGCGCCATGGAAACACGGTCAAGTTTGGTTAAAAAATGCTCCGCTTGAAAAATATTGAGGTCAATATAGCTGTACCAGATACTTTCATCACTGTGCGCGGAGGTTTCAAAGCGATCTCTGTAGCTTTGCAGGTATTTGAGGCTTTCATTATCTTTGACATTGCGTCTGAGAAGCTGGTTTTTTTGCAGGTCCGTAAATTTTTCACCGCTTGTACGAAAGAGCAGGGTGTCGTCAAAAATCCGCTTGTACCACTCCCACTCTCTGTTCATTGAAAAATTGGCACGGAAGTATTTTTTGAGCCAGTTTTTATGCGCCAAACCTGCAGCCTTTTCAATGTCCAGATACTCAAAATACTGTCGGTAGCCCAAAAAAAGCTCATCCGCACCCTCTCCGCTGAGTACAACTCTGTACCCGTCTTTTTTTATACGCTCAAACAGCAGATACAAAGGCACGGCAGCAGGATCATTAAGTGGTTCGTCAAGTGTACCCAGCACCTTGTCGCTTGCACGGATGAAATCATCTTCATCTATTTCCACCTGGATGTTGTCCAAACCCAAAAACTCAGCACTTGCTTTGGCATTTTTTCTCTCATCATATTTTGCAAACTCTTTATAACCAAGTGTATATGTTTGTAAATGTGTGTTGTTTTGTTTGGCAAAGTATTTGAGTGTGGCAGAGTCTATACCACCAGAAAGGAGTGATGCCATAGGAACATTACACTCTAAACGCAGATGAATGGAGTGTTCTAACGCTTCTTCTAACACACGCAAAGCTTCGTGTTTGTTTGTTATCATGTTTGGAGTAACATCAAGCAGGTCAAAGTAGCGTTTAGCGTTTACATGTAACACGCCCCTCTTTACATGTAAGGTACTCACCTGCTGAAAGTTTTTCAATACCCTCGTAAAAAGTATTGCGGTGGTGTCGGTGCCAAAAAAGAGAGATAAGAGAGCAGGGCATCATCGTTGAGTTTACATGTAGATAAAAAAGGCTTGAGCGCTTTGATTTCCGAGGCAAAAACAAAGCTGTCTCCCTGCAGATAAAAAAGTGGTTTTTTCCCGAGTCTGTCACGAAAAAGGTACAGTGTGTCCCCATCCATTAAAGCAATGGCAAACATACCGCGCAGATGTTGGACAAAATCAACGCCCCATTTCAGATAAGCGGCGATGATGACTTCACTGTCACTCTCTGTTTCAAAGTCAAAATCAAGCTCTCTTTTTAACGCTTTAAAGTTGTATATCTCTCCGTTGAATGAGAGTAAAATATTGTTATGTTTGCGTGGCTGATGGCTTCTGTGATGGCTGTCAACAATACTGAGGCGCTGATGGGCAAAAAAGAGATTTTTCTTTTGCACAATACCACAGTAATCAGGTCCACGATGTTTAAGAAGAGACAAGGCGTTTTTTGCCTTGGTCTCATTATATTCGCCGATGATGCCAAAAATCGCACACATTATTTGAAAAATCCTACGGTGATGTCATGTTCTATGTAGCCCTCTTCAAATTTTATACGCTTTGCATGTAAACGCTTTGCAAGGGACTCTATGGTCTCAATTGTAATGTAATTGTAGGTGTCACTCTTTTTATCGCCATGCAATGCATTGAAAACAAATCCTTTTGTGCAAGAGGCAAAGCAGTTGCGTATAAACAGTTCTGTCTCAAAGGGAGTAAGAATATTTAAAGCTCCGCTGCAGATGTAGTAGTCAGCCACAGGAAGCCTGGCTTTTGTTATATCGGCACGGATGATTTCACACGCTGTTTTTTCGCGGGCAATGTCGCACATCTCCTGCAGAGAATCTATGCCGATATATCTGTTTACATGTAGAGCGTTATTTTGTAAAAATCTGTAAAAATCTCCAAAACCGCAGCCTGCATCGACGATGGCACTCTGTGTAAGATCATCATCAAGCATGGCTGCAATTTTGTCAAATCGTATGCTTTGATGCGCATCAGAGGACCAGTGCAGACCGCAAGAAGATACCCCATGCTTTTTGAGTGCGGCTTTGTAAAACTTTTCACTGTCGATACGTGGCATAAGGCTCCTTTTTTACTTTTGCTATTATATAATAGTTATGTAAAAAAGCCGACATTTCGGAACCCGTACTTTCTATGCTAAAGCATGACTTAGAAAAAAACTAAATTTTTTTCTGCAGTGCGGGCGGAGTGTCTTAAAAATTGAAACAGAGGAAATATATATGAAAATTGCGGTAGTAGGCTTAGGGGGTGTCGGGGGATATCTGGCAGCTTCATTTGCAAAAAGTGGTTTGGATGTTGTAGGTTTTGCAAGAGGAGAACATTTGAATGCTATCCAAAAGTCTGGTATTACAATCAAAGAAGATGACAAAGAGTGGCATACCTCTTTACATGTAATGGCTCTTGAAGAAGCAGAGGGGTATTTTGATGTGGTGTTTTTTTGTGTCAAGAGTTATGATTTAGCCGTTACATGTAAAGCCTTTGCAAAGCATACAGACGAAAAGAGCATAATACTTTCTTTTGCAAACGGTGTGAACAATGGCGATATTTTACGACAATGTTGTGATGCCAGAGTCCTGGATGCCTGTGTCTATATTCTTGCGCACAGAGAAGCTCCCGGCATAATTCGTAAAAAAGGCAAAGTTTTTGCGGCACTCTTTGGCGGAGAAGATGCATCGACTGTTCAAAGTGTGGCAGATATATTTCAAAAAGTCGGCCTGCGTTACAAAACACCGCAAAATATCAAAGAGGCCTTGTATAAAAAATATATATTTATCAGTGCATTTGCGACATTGACTTCTTATTATAATGAAACGATAGGAGCAATTTATGAAAAGCATTACGAAGAGGCAAAAAAACTTTTAACAGAGATTGCGGAGTTTGCCAAAGAAAAAGAAGGCATAGATTTGTTTGATGAGGTGCAAAAATCATTAGATACAGCCGCCAAAGTACCCTATGACTCATCTACTTCAATGGCGCTTGATTTTAAAAATGCTCATAAAACTGAACTTGAGAGTTTAAGCGGATATGTTCAAAAGCCTTTTATGCAAAAACTTTATAATGAACTAAAAAAGAGAGTAAAAGAATGAAAAAAGAAAGAATTGTATTAGGCGGCGGGTGTTTTTGGTGTATAGAAGCGGTATACAGAAATGTCAAAGGTGTGTTGTCTGCAGTGAGCGGCTATGCCGGAGGCGCAAGAGCCAATCCGACATATGAGAATGTCTGCTCAGGTGCAACAGGACATGCAGAGGTTGTGGATATAACATATGATGCAGATGTTATCAGTCTGAGTGAAATTTTGGATATATTTTTTGAAATTCATGACCCGACTACGCTTAATGCTCAGGGTGCAGACAAAGGAACACAGTACCGTTCTGTCATCTATTATGCCGATGAAGAACAAAAAAATGTGATAGAAGAGTCCATAGCAAAGCACCAGCAAAATTTTTCAGACAAAATAGTAACAGAGGTCAGTCCGCTTCCTGAAGTCTATCCGGCGGAGCCATATCATCAGAACTATTATAATCTGAATGCTTCGCAGGGCTATTGTCAGGTGGTAATTGCACCTAAACTGCAAAAATTTATGACAAAGTTTCCTGACAAATTAGCCTAAATGTGATAAACTATGCTTAAGTTTGCTTTGGGATGGTAATAGATTATCATAGAGGTGTTTTTTATGGAAAAAATATATGAATTGGCTATAGTAGGTGCAGGCCCTGCTGGAATTGCCACTGCAGTGGAGAGTTATCTTCAGGGTGTCTGTGATATTGTGTTGCTTGAAAAAGACACAAATCACAACTCGACTATTCGTAAGTATTACAAAGAAAACAAACGTGTTGATTTGGAATGGAAAGGGCAAAAAGTCGAACTCAACGGTCGTATACATTTTATAGACGGTACCAAAGAGACGACACTCGATTTTTTCGATGAAATTTTAGAGGAGCATCTTGTAGAGTTACAGACTCAGGTTGAAGTACAGTCTATAGAAAAAAAAGAGGACTGTTTTGAAGTCCATATGGCAGGCAAGAGCATCAAAGCCAAAAATGTAGTTGTAACCATCGGACGTATGGGCAAACCAAACAAACCAAGCTATAAAATTCCTCCAAGCATACGCAAAAAAGTAAATTATACAACAGATGAATGCTCAGAGGGAGAAAAGATTCTTGTTGTGGGAGGCGGTGACAGTGCTGTAGAGTACGCAGTTGATTTAAGCCAAAACAATGATGTCACAATCTGTTACAGACGCGAGAGTTTTCGACGGGCAAATCCTACAAACCAGAGCAATATAGCAGATGCCATTGCCCATGGAGATGTGCGTCCGCTTTTGGGTATGAATATAAACGGACTCGAGGATGACAACGGCAGAGTCAGAGTACTTTTCAGTGAAAAAGAGCCTGAAAGTTTTGACAGAGTTATCTATGCCATAGGTGGAACAACGCCAAGTGCCTTTTTGGCAAGTTCTGGTATAGAAGAAAAAGACGGAAAGCCTGTGCATGACGAGCATTACGAAACAAATGTCAAAGGACTTTTTGTAGCAGGAGACATTACCCAGGAGAGCGGTGGCAGCATTGCGCTTGGGCTCAATCACGGCTATGATATTGCCAGATATATCAAAGGAAAAAGTGAAGTCTAGTCTTTTGCTTTTCGCATTTTATAAATATGTATCAATTTGATAACAATCATGATACTGATGACCTGAAACAGTGCGGCCAAAATAAAAGCATAATAGTGCAGCTGATCAATGGAGTTGGCGGTATATGCCAGAGTGGCCATCGCAATAAGCAGGGTCAAAGGCATAG
Encoded proteins:
- a CDS encoding NAD(P)-binding domain-containing protein — its product is MEKIYELAIVGAGPAGIATAVESYLQGVCDIVLLEKDTNHNSTIRKYYKENKRVDLEWKGQKVELNGRIHFIDGTKETTLDFFDEILEEHLVELQTQVEVQSIEKKEDCFEVHMAGKSIKAKNVVVTIGRMGKPNKPSYKIPPSIRKKVNYTTDECSEGEKILVVGGGDSAVEYAVDLSQNNDVTICYRRESFRRANPTNQSNIADAIAHGDVRPLLGMNINGLEDDNGRVRVLFSEKEPESFDRVIYAIGGTTPSAFLASSGIEEKDGKPVHDEHYETNVKGLFVAGDITQESGGSIALGLNHGYDIARYIKGKSEV
- a CDS encoding class I SAM-dependent methyltransferase produces the protein MPRIDSEKFYKAALKKHGVSSCGLHWSSDAHQSIRFDKIAAMLDDDLTQSAIVDAGCGFGDFYRFLQNNALHVNRYIGIDSLQEMCDIAREKTACEIIRADITKARLPVADYYICSGALNILTPFETELFIRNCFASCTKGFVFNALHGDKKSDTYNYITIETIESLAKRLHAKRIKFEEGYIEHDITVGFFK
- a CDS encoding DMT family transporter; the encoded protein is MNLKNDDRLYAYLLIFAMLLWGGGWSALKILTSAMEMDVVIFWRFFLMSLAFLPILYFFKIPLTLTRGSFKYILGSSFLNIAFMVFSFLGIKYGLAGAGSVIITTFSPIMTFLLVAVIFKSRLSTRQYFGLLLGLVGGYILLQLNNFSLFIHSSNIYFLLCALIWAGVTLLSQHSQKHIHPVHYSFFISVIATFFSFIYAYNANLGAVFEQDLKFWISLIYLAVLGQTVATTIFFIASGKIGSQKTSSFMFLVPFFALLSAWLILNEPLQMHIIVGGIISMFAVYFINKK
- a CDS encoding dicarboxylate/amino acid:cation symporter — encoded protein: MIKKIKKYATTNTLVIFGIVLGVLFGIFFPELALKQKMIGTAFVYFLKMLVVPLVFASIFVAILGLGSIEHLKRMGLKTIGLYVLTTALAVTAAITAMDIFHIGKHVSSSGLTYEKATTLAPFSFENMILSFIPSNIFHALSEGQMMQIIVFAILFGVASLYLVPKQKEVLNTLFTAISEAMLKMAEWVILLTPVGVFSLISYVIAEQGIDVIFGLYKYVLVVIGVIIFHGLVTLPAVLRFFTKINPYSYLSDVREAPIMAFSTASSAATLPVSMRVTEEMGSIDKKTASFVLPLGATVSMDGTAAYLSVAVLYIANLAGVTLSLGDQILLAITVVSLSVGVAALPSASLVMMVIILNQLGLPVEYMALIVAVDRILDMCRTSLNVTSDLIVTKIVDEFEKRR
- the msrA gene encoding peptide-methionine (S)-S-oxide reductase MsrA — encoded protein: MKKERIVLGGGCFWCIEAVYRNVKGVLSAVSGYAGGARANPTYENVCSGATGHAEVVDITYDADVISLSEILDIFFEIHDPTTLNAQGADKGTQYRSVIYYADEEQKNVIEESIAKHQQNFSDKIVTEVSPLPEVYPAEPYHQNYYNLNASQGYCQVVIAPKLQKFMTKFPDKLA
- a CDS encoding asparagine synthetase B family protein, whose product is MKNFQQVSTLHVKRGVLHVNAKRYFDLLDVTPNMITNKHEALRVLEEALEHSIHLRLECNVPMASLLSGGIDSATLKYFAKQNNTHLQTYTLGYKEFAKYDERKNAKASAEFLGLDNIQVEIDEDDFIRASDKVLGTLDEPLNDPAAVPLYLLFERIKKDGYRVVLSGEGADELFLGYRQYFEYLDIEKAAGLAHKNWLKKYFRANFSMNREWEWYKRIFDDTLLFRTSGEKFTDLQKNQLLRRNVKDNESLKYLQSYRDRFETSAHSDESIWYSYIDLNIFQAEHFLTKLDRVSMAHSIESRTPFLDHKLTSLIFGIDPKLRYEDGITKSLLKQIMTGKLPDAILTRKKKGFSNPYMEYLIHSKKINLIQEVNAQTGMFHKKKLDEYINTASKGSFKQHVWGLYVLSYWIKKNLL
- a CDS encoding ketopantoate reductase family protein: MKIAVVGLGGVGGYLAASFAKSGLDVVGFARGEHLNAIQKSGITIKEDDKEWHTSLHVMALEEAEGYFDVVFFCVKSYDLAVTCKAFAKHTDEKSIILSFANGVNNGDILRQCCDARVLDACVYILAHREAPGIIRKKGKVFAALFGGEDASTVQSVADIFQKVGLRYKTPQNIKEALYKKYIFISAFATLTSYYNETIGAIYEKHYEEAKKLLTEIAEFAKEKEGIDLFDEVQKSLDTAAKVPYDSSTSMALDFKNAHKTELESLSGYVQKPFMQKLYNELKKRVKE
- a CDS encoding NAD(P)/FAD-dependent oxidoreductase; protein product: MKKVLVLGGGFAGVDAASYLKKMNYDVTLVSNRDYFYIYPTSIWIPTHENNFQDVCVDLRELQRAHDFELVIDDVTEISKKNNSVTLAGGDVLNDYDYLIIAMGAAKMKAPGIENTLSICGAPEQSLKIRDALDALIEKGSGKICMGFGGNPKDTSAVRGGPGFELLFNVHNMLKKKGIRDNFELTFFAPMAEPGKRMGPQALKMMDVMFNKLGIKQHFGKKIKQFESDGIVFEDDSKLDSDFTMFIPAGDGHEVIKNSDLPTNDAGFVKTDDTSCVLNEDGTMSNIYAIGDVAALEGYDWRAKQGHVAEVMAKNTAHNIEQRDNGGSDFKGYHEHLNILCVMDTGDGAAFVYRDEKRAFMLPMPVIGHWLKKGWGLYCRNSKLGKIPRIPGM
- a CDS encoding ISAs1 family transposase → MATKTREKLAKKRSIRGYADQAQSNQLLKLFSEVTDYRKPQGKRHRLEHILYLSVLAGLMGATDYKQISIWIEKHIQKEQVKRLLGVEFILTPKKSLVSDVLAKVDSQEVEVVFRKWIRTYVDTRGKHLSVDGKVMNGSKYKDKRSIEVVGAVLSEIGVIIAHQQIAEKSNEIPALQAMIGELGDEFIFTFDAMNTQKNS